From the Chiroxiphia lanceolata isolate bChiLan1 chromosome 13, bChiLan1.pri, whole genome shotgun sequence genome, one window contains:
- the ZNF821 gene encoding zinc finger protein 821 isoform X5 — protein MVKVKKELENAERPMAGTPLMRENEVPESLNTDPMLGLSQCPLCQLECGSREQLIAHVYQHTAAVVSAKSYLCPVCGRALSSPGSLGRHLLIHSEDQLSNCAVCGARFTSHATFNSEKLPDVLSADRLPAPQSQGPSGAEGKDVSFRTPVYPAGILLVCNNCAAYRKLLEAQSPSMRKWALRRQNEPLEVRLQRLERERTAKKSRRDNETPEEREVRRMRDREAKRLQRMQETDEQRARRLQRDREAMRLKRANETPEKRQARLIREREAKRLKRRLEKMDMMLRAQFGQDPSAMAALAAEMNFFQLPVSNVELESQLLGKMTFEEQSNSALQ, from the exons ATGGTGAAAGTGAAGAAGGAATTGGAGAATGCAGAACGACCCATGGCTGGAACACCACTGATGAGAGAAAACGAG GTGCCCGAGAGTTTGAACACTGACCCCATGCTGGGACTGTCACAGTGCCCCCTCTGCCAGCTGGAGtgtgggagcagagagcagcttATTGCTCATGTGTACCAG CACACTGCAGCAGTGGTGAGTGCCAAGAGCTACCTGTGTCCTGTGTGTGGCAGAGCCCTCAGCTCACCAGGGTCCCTTGGGAGGCACCTCCTGATCCACTCGGAGGACCAGCTGTCCAACTGTGCAGTGTGTGGAGCACGCTTCACCAGCCACGCCACCTTCAACAG TGAGAAGCTGCCGGATGTGCTCAGTGCAGATCGGCTGCCGGCGCCGCAGAGCCAGGGCCCCTCCGGAGCCGAGGGGAAGGACGTTTCCTTTCGCACCCCCGTGTACCCCGCGGGCATCCTCCTGGTGTGCAACAACTGCGCCGCGTACCGCAAGCTGCTGGAGGCGCAGAGCCCCAGCATGCGCAAGTGGGCCCTGCGGCGGCAGAACGAGCCCCTGGAGGTGCGGCTGCAGCGCCTGGAGCGGGAGCGCACGGCCAAGAAGAGCCGGCGGGACAACGAGACGCCCGAGGAGCGGGAAGTGAGGCGCATGCGGGACCGGGAAGCCAAGCGGCTGCAGCGCATGCAGGAGACAGACGAGCAGCGGGCGCGGCGGCTGCAGCGGGACCGGGAGGCCATGCGCCTGAAACGCGCCAACGAGACCCCTGAGAAGCGACAGGCCCGGCTCATCCGGGAGCGCGAGGCCAAGAGGCTCAAGCGGCGCCTGGAGAAAATGGACATGATGCTCCGGGCACAGTTTGGCCAGGACCCCTCTGCCATGGCTGCTTTGGCAGCTGAGATGAACTTTTTCCAGCTACCAGTGAGCAATGTGGAGCTGGAGAGCCAGCTGCTGGGCAAAATGACCTTTGAGGAGCAGAGCAACAGTGCGCTGCAGTAA
- the ZNF821 gene encoding zinc finger protein 821 isoform X4 yields MMKSNFPGALGDQRPAIRPLQDPDSSSSGSDDEETTQDEVSSHTSEEDGSMVKVKKELENAERPMAGTPLMRENEVPESLNTDPMLGLSQCPLCQLECGSREQLIAHVYQHTAAVVSAKSYLCPVCGRALSSPGSLGRHLLIHSEDQLSNCAVCGARFTSHATFNSEKLPDVLSADRLPAPQSQGPSGAEGKDVSFRTPVYPAGILLVCNNCAAYRKLLEAQSPSMRKWALRRQNEPLEVRLQRLERERTAKKSRRDNETPEEREVRRMRDREAKRLQRMQETDEQRARRLQRDREAMRLKRANETPEKRQARLIREREAKRLKRRLEKMDMMLRAQFGQDPSAMAALAAEMNFFQLPVSNVELESQLLGKMTFEEQSNSALQ; encoded by the exons GTGGCAGTGATGATGAGGAAACCACCCAGGATGAAGTTTCTTCCCATACATCCGAGGAGGATGGCTCAATGGTGAAAGTGAAGAAGGAATTGGAGAATGCAGAACGACCCATGGCTGGAACACCACTGATGAGAGAAAACGAG GTGCCCGAGAGTTTGAACACTGACCCCATGCTGGGACTGTCACAGTGCCCCCTCTGCCAGCTGGAGtgtgggagcagagagcagcttATTGCTCATGTGTACCAG CACACTGCAGCAGTGGTGAGTGCCAAGAGCTACCTGTGTCCTGTGTGTGGCAGAGCCCTCAGCTCACCAGGGTCCCTTGGGAGGCACCTCCTGATCCACTCGGAGGACCAGCTGTCCAACTGTGCAGTGTGTGGAGCACGCTTCACCAGCCACGCCACCTTCAACAG TGAGAAGCTGCCGGATGTGCTCAGTGCAGATCGGCTGCCGGCGCCGCAGAGCCAGGGCCCCTCCGGAGCCGAGGGGAAGGACGTTTCCTTTCGCACCCCCGTGTACCCCGCGGGCATCCTCCTGGTGTGCAACAACTGCGCCGCGTACCGCAAGCTGCTGGAGGCGCAGAGCCCCAGCATGCGCAAGTGGGCCCTGCGGCGGCAGAACGAGCCCCTGGAGGTGCGGCTGCAGCGCCTGGAGCGGGAGCGCACGGCCAAGAAGAGCCGGCGGGACAACGAGACGCCCGAGGAGCGGGAAGTGAGGCGCATGCGGGACCGGGAAGCCAAGCGGCTGCAGCGCATGCAGGAGACAGACGAGCAGCGGGCGCGGCGGCTGCAGCGGGACCGGGAGGCCATGCGCCTGAAACGCGCCAACGAGACCCCTGAGAAGCGACAGGCCCGGCTCATCCGGGAGCGCGAGGCCAAGAGGCTCAAGCGGCGCCTGGAGAAAATGGACATGATGCTCCGGGCACAGTTTGGCCAGGACCCCTCTGCCATGGCTGCTTTGGCAGCTGAGATGAACTTTTTCCAGCTACCAGTGAGCAATGTGGAGCTGGAGAGCCAGCTGCTGGGCAAAATGACCTTTGAGGAGCAGAGCAACAGTGCGCTGCAGTAA